The Paenibacillus sp. FSL R7-0204 genome includes a region encoding these proteins:
- a CDS encoding ArsR/SmtB family transcription factor produces MKQLHHPDRKDIQLASVLYALSDPIRLYVVSEICNHGPKACNSFKVPIAKSTLTHHARTLREAGVIHTRVQGTQRILSLRTEDLDERFPGLLDSVLQAYVRPGPDEGFGEAEEEGQEQG; encoded by the coding sequence ATGAAGCAGCTCCATCATCCGGACCGCAAGGACATTCAGCTCGCCTCGGTGCTCTATGCGCTTAGCGACCCGATCCGTCTATATGTAGTGTCGGAGATCTGTAACCACGGCCCCAAGGCCTGCAACAGCTTCAAGGTGCCGATTGCCAAGTCCACGTTGACCCACCATGCCCGGACGCTGCGCGAGGCGGGTGTCATTCATACCCGGGTGCAGGGTACCCAGCGTATTCTGTCCCTGCGGACGGAAGATCTCGACGAACGGTTCCCCGGGCTGCTGGATTCCGTATTGCAGGCTTACGTCCGTCCTGGCCCAGATGAGGGATTCGGGGAAGCGGAAGAAGAAGGGCAAGAACAGGGATAA
- a CDS encoding M3 family oligoendopeptidase: protein MESTTCELTWNLDRIYPSFKSEGFQQDRRQVESLAGELNAWSASQPISGLDAADLMEEFLKQYNAYQQLYLRLFSYAELRFSADSQCEEAVNLMDELEEVTSGAGEALVRFSKWLAGVSAVELERSLRSSAYLEQHSFYLRGLQGKSQHMLSAEGEAVIARMQNTGSKAWERLYMQTLSTLRTDLELTGVTRSVTLAELRNLVYDPDPAVRQAAAEAEHEACRSVAEQSAACINAVSGEAATVYELRGYASPLHKVLEAARMDQVTLEVMLQAIRESLPVFRQYYAGKAGRLGHAEGQLPFWDVFAPVGTESSVRVTYAEAQAMIIAGFNRFSPELGGFARKVFGERWIDAEPRSGKGNFGMCIDIVPIGESRIITSFHGQYIDVSVLAHEIGHAYHTSRLAGHTMVNMDYPVPIAETASIFYESLIHVELLNSLAAEEADAILERSLSDAGYYIVDFYARYCFESALYARRLSGPLPLEELNALMLESMAAAYGDSVLPGSIHPYQWISKAGYYMAGNEFLNFPYSFGLLFSKGLYAQYQKQGQAFVSRYEQFLSATSTRSIADAAKLMDIDVHSLNFWQEALGFIAGDVRKFTGRE, encoded by the coding sequence ATGGAATCAACAACGTGCGAATTAACATGGAATCTGGACCGGATCTATCCCTCGTTCAAGTCGGAGGGATTTCAGCAGGACCGCAGGCAGGTGGAGAGCCTTGCCGGGGAGCTGAATGCATGGTCGGCCTCGCAGCCCATCAGCGGGCTGGACGCTGCAGACCTGATGGAAGAGTTCCTTAAACAATATAATGCGTATCAACAGCTATATTTGCGTCTGTTCAGCTACGCGGAGCTGCGGTTCAGTGCGGACAGCCAGTGTGAGGAAGCTGTAAATCTGATGGACGAGCTGGAAGAGGTGACTAGCGGGGCAGGGGAAGCCTTGGTCCGCTTCAGCAAGTGGCTGGCAGGGGTAAGTGCGGTTGAACTGGAGCGGAGTCTCCGTTCAAGCGCTTATCTGGAGCAGCATAGCTTCTATCTGCGCGGGTTACAGGGGAAATCGCAGCATATGCTCAGCGCAGAAGGCGAAGCGGTGATTGCCCGGATGCAGAACACCGGCTCCAAAGCGTGGGAGCGGCTGTACATGCAGACGCTGTCTACACTGCGGACCGATCTGGAGCTGACAGGGGTGACCCGCAGTGTGACGCTGGCGGAGCTGCGGAATCTGGTCTACGACCCCGATCCTGCGGTACGGCAGGCAGCGGCTGAAGCAGAGCATGAGGCTTGCCGCAGCGTAGCGGAGCAGAGTGCTGCCTGTATTAATGCCGTCAGTGGTGAGGCAGCGACTGTCTATGAGCTGAGAGGCTATGCCTCCCCGCTGCATAAGGTGCTGGAAGCAGCACGGATGGATCAGGTGACGCTGGAGGTAATGCTTCAGGCCATCCGGGAGAGCCTGCCGGTCTTCCGGCAATATTATGCCGGGAAGGCGGGGCGGCTGGGGCATGCGGAGGGACAGCTGCCGTTCTGGGATGTTTTTGCGCCCGTTGGTACGGAGTCTTCAGTCCGCGTAACCTATGCCGAGGCCCAGGCGATGATTATCGCGGGGTTTAACAGGTTCAGCCCCGAGTTGGGCGGGTTCGCCCGCAAGGTGTTCGGGGAGCGCTGGATTGATGCCGAGCCGCGCAGCGGAAAGGGCAATTTCGGGATGTGTATTGATATCGTCCCGATAGGAGAGAGCCGGATCATAACAAGCTTCCACGGCCAATATATAGATGTGAGTGTGCTGGCCCACGAGATTGGGCATGCGTATCATACCAGCCGCCTCGCAGGACATACGATGGTCAACATGGATTATCCGGTGCCGATTGCGGAGACGGCGTCGATTTTTTACGAGAGTCTGATTCATGTTGAACTCTTGAACTCGCTGGCTGCGGAGGAAGCGGATGCGATCCTGGAACGGAGTCTCTCGGATGCAGGGTATTATATTGTCGATTTCTATGCCAGGTACTGCTTCGAGAGCGCGCTCTATGCCCGCCGGTTATCCGGTCCCCTTCCATTAGAGGAGCTGAACGCACTGATGCTGGAATCAATGGCTGCGGCTTACGGGGACAGCGTGCTGCCCGGGTCCATTCATCCTTACCAGTGGATTAGCAAGGCGGGGTATTATATGGCAGGCAATGAGTTCCTGAACTTCCCGTATTCCTTCGGGCTGCTGTTCTCCAAGGGGCTGTATGCCCAGTACCAAAAGCAGGGGCAGGCGTTCGTGAGCCGCTATGAACAGTTCCTGTCAGCGACCAGTACCCGGAGCATCGCAGACGCTGCGAAGCTGATGGATATTGATGTGCATTCCCTGAATTTCTGGCAGGAGGCGCTCGGATTCATTGCCGGGGATGTCCGGAAGTTTACGGGGCGGGAATAG
- a CDS encoding MFS transporter: MTSSPASEGDQEHSIAALEAALPREGLLTLLFSVAVVLVIMNTAMFNLALPDVTETFGITAASASWIVTGYSIMFSIASITYSRLSDFLPIRRLLIIGLLTLGLAAVAGFFSTSFIFLLIVRILQASGAGAVMSLSLVLFTRYIPQARRGKAMATIMSAVSLGLGLGPVAGGSIVEYLGWTWLFAVTAAILLLVPLFLILLPKEVPASGSFDVLGGIFLGVGTTGLLLFLTSGLWIALIAGIAAIALFVGRIRTTPDPFVLPALFSNRPYLVLALIGVASYLCSFATLFLLPQILTHRFGFSASHAGLVIFPGSLLAIFVSRLVGRMIDRYGNTGILRFAPLLVLAATVLFALFAGQSWIAVMLVYMIMSLSFTVLSSSVSNEISRILPASQIGSGMGLFQLLQFFSGAFSVAMAASALEWQRSLPLQAAYSNIYWGLSVAAIVAIGSAFIYLRGSQRSPLSEIAKAADC; encoded by the coding sequence ATGACCTCATCACCTGCTTCTGAGGGCGATCAAGAGCATTCAATAGCTGCTCTGGAAGCGGCTCTTCCACGGGAAGGACTGCTAACTCTGCTATTCAGCGTTGCTGTCGTCCTCGTTATTATGAACACAGCGATGTTCAATCTGGCCCTGCCTGATGTGACCGAGACCTTCGGCATCACCGCAGCGTCCGCCTCCTGGATTGTAACCGGGTATTCCATCATGTTCTCTATTGCCTCAATCACATACAGCCGGCTCTCGGACTTTCTGCCGATCCGCCGGTTGCTGATTATCGGGCTGCTCACCTTAGGGCTTGCTGCTGTGGCCGGATTCTTCAGCACCAGCTTCATTTTCCTGCTGATTGTGCGTATTCTGCAAGCCTCAGGTGCAGGCGCCGTGATGTCGCTGTCCCTTGTGCTGTTCACCCGCTACATTCCGCAGGCCCGGCGCGGCAAAGCCATGGCGACGATCATGTCAGCCGTCTCCCTGGGACTGGGTCTGGGTCCGGTAGCCGGCGGCTCCATTGTTGAATACCTCGGCTGGACCTGGCTGTTCGCAGTCACTGCCGCCATTCTGCTGCTGGTGCCGCTGTTCCTGATCCTGCTGCCTAAGGAAGTTCCGGCTAGCGGCTCATTCGACGTCCTGGGCGGGATCTTCCTCGGCGTGGGTACTACAGGCCTGCTGCTGTTCCTGACCAGCGGACTATGGATCGCACTGATCGCCGGTATCGCCGCGATTGCCTTATTTGTAGGGCGTATCCGCACAACCCCTGATCCATTCGTGCTGCCCGCGCTGTTCAGCAACCGGCCATATCTCGTACTGGCACTGATCGGGGTTGCCTCTTACCTGTGCAGCTTCGCTACCCTGTTCCTGCTGCCGCAGATTCTGACTCACCGCTTCGGCTTCAGCGCCAGCCATGCCGGTCTGGTCATCTTCCCGGGCTCACTGCTGGCCATCTTCGTCTCCCGCCTGGTCGGACGGATGATTGACCGCTACGGCAACACCGGAATTCTGCGCTTCGCACCGCTGCTCGTTCTGGCCGCCACCGTATTGTTCGCCCTATTCGCCGGACAATCCTGGATCGCCGTCATGCTCGTCTACATGATCATGAGCCTGTCCTTCACTGTACTGTCGAGCAGTGTGTCGAATGAAATCTCGCGTATCCTGCCTGCTTCGCAGATCGGCTCCGGGATGGGACTCTTCCAGCTGCTGCAGTTCTTCAGCGGTGCCTTCAGCGTAGCGATGGCCGCCAGCGCCCTGGAATGGCAGCGCAGCCTGCCGCTTCAGGCCGCTTACTCCAACATCTACTGGGGCTTATCAGTTGCGGCAATCGTGGCGATTGGCTCCGCCTTCATCTACCTGCGGGGCAGTCAGCGAAGCCCGCTGTCCGAGATCGCGAAAGCCGCAGACTGCTAG
- a CDS encoding CxxH/CxxC protein — translation MYVVCKEHVELAIDKFVDEYEDAPDVVDLKETEFSDWDPPAKCAECERNAEYLVV, via the coding sequence ATGTATGTAGTCTGTAAGGAACACGTAGAGCTGGCCATCGACAAATTTGTGGACGAGTACGAGGATGCACCGGATGTAGTCGATCTGAAGGAGACGGAGTTCTCGGACTGGGACCCGCCGGCGAAATGTGCGGAATGTGAACGAAATGCGGAATATCTGGTCGTCTGA